The Cydia fagiglandana chromosome 4, ilCydFagi1.1, whole genome shotgun sequence genome has a window encoding:
- the LOC134664075 gene encoding uncharacterized protein LOC134664075: MGPHKGALGAGSPTSPNKEEPMEGQDMAETASNKRPHEGNQDLEYEAHIGSGPKISTALRGRAKAMVKKASKGHFTGLAAAKARLRAHKDDFLLEVLDSQEGKGVVLPFPPLQTRSQGDNKRDNKKKGDKEPRRLTPSPSPSQELRERSPPPYTGTDYIDIVREATQIVLQAAGKSGNLNGQVWGKMNQACRDILAATDCLADREEGEELRALKADNKRMREQLAQCQAEMKALRRAFSERETQPLAQAPTAQFDQSPTGFAEALKEALKELKEDLKRDLTITMGNMISARTGYSPEPVPRPPLAGDRNKTTASQPIPQPELLSEVPSRAVTRAPPTRQPKAPAAQPSAPAAPATKKRANSAPRQKTVKEPSASPPSQPATTTQQPAESWTQVVRKGKSGKSAKPSSPPATPARKLAPAGPRKLVVPSTAAIVVALKPESEATYASIMSKATTSVNLADVGLEHVKVRKTAAGARIIEVSGSDNGRAADELCRKITDVIGEEARVYRPTKMADLRISGLDEAATQEAIAGAIAKLGECSLNEVKVGSIRAQYNGTGSALAQCPITAAKRVTAAGRLLIGWSSALVVALDPTPMRCFRCMGTGHTRALCPSPVDRSSLCFRCSRPDHRMADCKAEAAFCSVCHAAKRPAGHIMGGFSCAPPPAKGKEALLKAQRTSPKRNADQPACEGQNMDI; this comes from the coding sequence ATGGGGCCCCATAAAGGGGCTTTAGGGGCGGGTTCTCCGACCTCGCCCAACAAGGAGGAACCTATGGAGGGCCAGGACATGGCCGAAACCGCCTCCAACAAGAGGCCCCATGAGGGGAACCAGGACCTGGAATATGAGGCTCACATTGGGAGCGGGCCTAAAATTAGCACCGCGCTGAGGGGTAGGGCCAAGGCCATGGTGAAGAAAGCCTCCAAAGGCCACTTTACTGGCCTGGCAGCAGCCAAGGCCAGACTGAGGGCCCATAAGGACGACTTCCTCTTGGAGGTGCTGGACAGCCAGGAGGGAAAGGGAGTGGTCCTCCCTTTTCCCCCCCTCCAGACAAGGTCCCAGGGGGACAACAAGagggacaataagaagaagggGGATAAGGAGCCGCGGAGGCTGACCCCGTCCCCGTCTCCAAGTCAAGAATTGAGAGAACGCAGCCCGCCCCCATACACAGGGACGGACTACATCGATATAGTGCGGGAGGCGACCCAGATTGTACTACAGGCTGCCGGGAAATCCGGCAACCTAAATGGACAAGTCTGGGGCAAAATGAATCAAGCCTGCCGGGACATCTTGGCGGCCACTGACTGCCTGGCAGACAGAGAAGAGGGTGAGGAGTTGCGAGCCTTAAAGGCTGATAATAAGAGAATGCGGGAGCAACTTGCCCAATGTCAGGCGGAGATGAAGGCCCTTCGTAGAGCCTTCTCTGAGAGGGAGACCCAGCCCCTAGCACAGGCCCCGACGGCTCAATTTGACCAGTCCCCGACGGGTTTCGCTGAGGCCCTCAAGGAGGCCCTCAAGGAACTGAAGGAGGACCTGAAGCGGGATCTCACAATTACTATGGGAAACATGATCTCGGCCCGCACGGGCTATTCCCCTGAGCCGGTCCCCCGCCCCCCTCTCGCGGGGGACAGGAATAAGACGACTGCGAGCCAGCCCATACCCCAGCCGGAACTTCTCTCCGAAGTGCCCTCAAGGGCAGTGACACGTGCGCCACCCACTAGGCAGCCTAAGGCCCCTGCGGCTCAGCCTTCGGCACCAGCGGCACCAGCGACCAAGAAGAGGGCTAACTCTGCTCCTAGGCAGAAAACGGTGAAGGAGCCCAGTGCCTCCCCACCCTCACAGCCGGCAACAACAACACAGCAGCCTGCTGAGTCTTGGACGCAGGTTGTCAGAAAGGGCAAATCTGGCAAATCCGCCAAGCCTTCTTCCCCCCCTGCCACTCCGGCCCGGAAACTGGCACCTGCGGGCCCACGAAAGCTGGTTGTGCCCTCTACGGCTGCTATAGTGGTGGCTTTGAAGCCGGAGTCTGAGGCGACATACGCCTCAATCATGTCGAAGGCCACCACATCGGTGAATCTTGCTGATGTGGGTCTAGAACACGTCAAGGTCCGTAAAACAGCTGCTGGAGCCAGGATAATTGAGGTGTCCGGGTCGGACAATGGCAGGGCGGCTGACGAACTCTGCCGAAAAATCACGGATGTGATTGGAGAGGAAGCCCGAGTATATAGGCCCACCAAAATGGCGGACCTACGAATTTCGGGCCTAGATGAGGCAGCCACTCAGGAGGCGATCGCTGGAGCAATCGCTAAATTGGGCGAATGCTCCCTAAATGAAGTTAAGGTGGGATCTATTAGGGCCCAATATAATGGGACAGGGTCGGCGTTGGCACAATGCCCTATAACGGCAGCCAAAAGGGTCACCGCAGCGGGTCGACTTCTAATAGGTTGGTCCTCGGCCCTGGTAGTGGCGCTGGACCCAACACCAATGAGGTGCTTCAGGTGCATGGGCACGGGGCACACCAGAGCACTGTGCCCATCACCAGTAGATAGGAGCAGCCTCTGCTTCCGCTGTAGCAGACCAGACCACAGGATGGCGGACTGCAAGGCGGAGGCTGCCTTTTGTTCGGTGTGCCATGCGGCCAAACGTCCAGCGGGGCACATAATGGGGGGCTTTTCCTGTGCGCCCCCACCAGCAAAAGGCAAAGAGGCTCTTCTGAAGGCCCAAAGAACCTCCCCAAAGCGTAACGCCGACCAACCGGCCTGTGAGGGACAAAATATGGATATTTAA